One window of Drosophila busckii strain San Diego stock center, stock number 13000-0081.31 chromosome 3L, ASM1175060v1, whole genome shotgun sequence genomic DNA carries:
- the LOC108597891 gene encoding serine protease 1, whose amino-acid sequence MRYLLILICVALAKAADNETEVELEPIITNGYPAYEGKAPYIVGLLIGTDGNNGKAVGGGVIIAHTWVLTAAHCLTTDYVDIHYGSNRAYNGQYYHRVRKNNFIRHHLWPNTNGNDIGLIKTPHVDFHRMVNKVNLPTFNQRNERFVNWWAVACGWGGMANGKLADWLQCVDIQIMSNDECSRSYGSLPEGILCTKSPNGKSICGGDSGGPLVTHDNPILVGISSFVSGAGCTSGAPAGFTRVTAHLNWIRDNSGVAYY is encoded by the coding sequence ATGAGGTACTTGCTAATACTGATTTGTGTGGCTTTGGCCAAGGCCGCAGACAATGAGACGGAGGTGGAGCTGGAGCCCATCATAACCAATGGCTATCCCGCGTATGAGGGCAAGGCGCCGTATATTGTGGGACTGCTCATTGGCACCGACGGCAACAATGGCAAGGCCGTGGGCGGTGGCGTGATCATTGCTCACACTTGGGTCTTGACGGCGGCGCATTGCCTGACCACGGACTATGTGGACATACATTACGGCTCGAATCGGGCGTACAATGGGCAGTACTATCATCGAGTGCGCAAGAATAATTTCATACGCCACCATCTGTGGCCCAACACCAATGGCAATGACATTGGATTGATCAAAACACCGCATGTCGACTTCCATCGCATGGTCAACAAGGTGAACCTGCCCACGTTTAACCAGCGCAACGAACGCTTTGTCAACTGGTGGGCCGTGGCCTGCGGCTGGGGCGGCATGGCCAATGGCAAACTGGCCGATTGGCTGCAGTGCGTCGATATACAGATTATGAGCAATGATGAGTGCAGCAGATCTTATGGATCGCTGCCCGAGGGCATTCTATGCACTAAAAGTCCCAATGGCAAGTCGATATGCGGTGGCGACTCGGGCGGTCCGCTGGTTACACACGACAATCCCATTCTGGTGGGCATTAGCTCGTTCGTGTCGGGCGCAGGTTGCACCAGTGGCGCACCCGCAGGATTTACGCGCGTCACTGCCCACTTGAATTGGATACGCGACAATTCTGGCGTTGCTTACTACTAG